A portion of the Jaculus jaculus isolate mJacJac1 chromosome 5, mJacJac1.mat.Y.cur, whole genome shotgun sequence genome contains these proteins:
- the LOC101598900 gene encoding LOW QUALITY PROTEIN: elongin-A-like (The sequence of the model RefSeq protein was modified relative to this genomic sequence to represent the inferred CDS: inserted 1 base in 1 codon; substituted 2 bases at 2 genomic stop codons), producing the protein MAAESALQDVEKLQARLAANPDPKKLLKYLKKLSILPIMVDILAETGVGKTVNSFXNHQQVGNFAGDLVAQWKKLVPVEGSNEADEQDFEKSSSRKRPRDAIQREEEMDYQESWQASGSQSCSPDHRQKKHRKLSEPERPHKVTHSRERRDERKRGHRVSAPYSSDPESSGYGHVQSPPPSVSPHQMYVDHCRSPEEDHEPIAPHHKPEKGHSNAFQDRLGVSQDRHLSEPHRKGAISQNKEHKSSHKEKRPLDARADEKASALGREKSHKTPSKEENXRPLSGDSTKEKPSSAAVKKEKERESSSLKKFSPSLEVVSDNHLKKPKHKDSEKTKSDKHKANVDSLDIGKEAGAVLPRAKEKLSNNLKTQEGKGKVNSDRKSLGSLPKVEETDTEDEFEQPTMSFELYPSYDQPRKKKKKVVKTSATALGEKGLKKTDSNSTGKNLDSVQKLPKMSENKSEKLRPTGADPARPRKGLPDVLPVLPDVPLPAVQGNCHPLPSLELMPSFQPERKAFSSPQKEEAGFTGRRMNSKMQVYSGSKCAYLPKMMTLHQQCIQVLKNNIDLLYEVGGVPCSVLEPVLERCTPDQLYCIEECNHVLIEETDQLWKVHCHRDFKEERLEEYESWREMYLRLQDACKQRLTKNIRSAHANKPKGQQAKMAFVTSVAKPPRDVRRRQEKFGTGGAAVTENIRIKPAPYTTGSSHAPTSSSNSFTXSPEELAYGGPSTSSAHLAPVVSSTVSYDPRKPAVKKNAPMMAKTIKAFKNRFSRR; encoded by the exons ATGGCGGCGGAGTCGGCGCTCCAAGATGTGGAGAAGCTGCAGGCGCGCCTGGCCGCGAACCCGGACCCCAAGAAGTTATTGAAATATTTGAAGAAACTTTCCATCTTGCCTATTATGGTAGACATTCTTGCGGAGACTGGGGTTGGGAAAACAGTAAACAGCTTTTGAAACCACCAGCAAGTTGGAAACTTTGCCGGAGACCTAGTGGCccagtggaagaagctggttcctgTGGAAGGAAGCAATGAGGCTGATGAGCAGGACTTTGAGAAGAGCAGTTCCCGCAAGCGCCCCAGAGATGCTattcagagggaggaggagatggactACCAAGAAAGCTGGCAAGCCTCTGGCAGCCAGTCCTGCAGCCCTGACCACAgacaaaagaaacacagaaaactcTCTGAGCCTGAAAGGCCTCACAAAGTGACTCACAGTCGTGAGAGGAGAGATGAGAGGAAGAGGGGTCATAGAGTGTCAGCACCATACTCTTCAGACCCCGAGTCTTCGGGTTATGGCCACGTTCAGTCCCCACCACCTTCTGTCAGTCCTCATCAGATGTACGTAGACCACTGCAGGTCCCCAGAGGAGGACCACGAGCCCATCGCTCCACACCACAAGCCTGAAAAAGGTCACAGTAATGCCTTTCAGGACAGACTGGGGGTCAGTCAGGATCGACACCTGAGTGAACCCCACAGGAAAGgggctataagccaaaacaaggaGCACAAATCTTCCCATAAGGAAAAACGCCCCCTGGATGCCAGGGCTGATGAGAAGGCCTCTGCTCTGGGCAGAGAAAAATCACACAAGACCCCCTCAAAAGAGGAAAACTGAAGGCCACTCTCAGGGGACAGCACCAAGGAGAAGCCATCCTCTGCTGCtgtcaaaaaagagaaagaaagagaaagcagcagTCTCAAGAAGTTTTCGCCCTCCTTGGAAGTTGTTTCAGACAACCATCTTAAAAAGCCGAAACATAAGGACTCTGAGAAAACCAAATCGGATAAACACAAGGCAAATGTGGACAGCTTAGACATAGGAAAAGAGGCAGGAGCGGTGCTACCCAGAGCAAAAGAGAAGCTTTCTAACAACCTAAAGActcaagaagggaaaggaaaagttaATTCAGACCGGAAGTCCCTGGGTTCTCTCCCTAAAGTAGAAGAGACCGACACAGAGGATGAGTTTGAGCAGCCTACCATGTCGTTCGAGTTGTACCCCAGCTATGACCAGCCccggaagaaaaaaaagaaggttgtGAAAACCTCAGCCACAGCACTTGGAGAAAAAGGACTTAAAAAAACCGATTCTAACAGCACTGGTAAGAACTTGGACTCAGTTCAGAAATTACCCAAGATGAgtgaaaacaaatcagaaaagcTGCGGCCCACTGGAGCTGATCCCGCCAGGCCAAGAAAGGGTCTCCCTGATGTGTTGCCGGTGTTGCCAGATGTTCCCTTACCTGCCGTACAAGGCAACTGccatccccttccttcccttgagTTGATGCCGTCCTTCCAGCCAGAGCGGAAAGCATTTTCTTCACCCCAGAAAGAAGAAGCTGGATTCACTGGacgcagaatgaattccaagatgcAAGTGTATTCTGGTTCTAAGTGTGCCTATCTCCCCAAAATGATGACCCTGCACCAGCAGTGTATCCAAGTGCTTAAAAACAACATTGATTTACTCTATGAAGTAGGAGGAGTCCCCTGCTCTGTTCTTGAACCTGTCTTGGAGAGGTGTACACCTGATCAACTATATTGCATAGAGGAATGCAATCACGTATTAATAGAAGAAACAGATCAATTATGGAAAGTTCATTGCCACAGAGACTTTAAAGAAGAGAGGCTAGAAGAGTACGAATCATGGCGGGAGATGTACCTAAGGCTTCAGGATGCCTGCAAGCAGCGGCTTACAAAGAATATCCGGTCTGCACATGCCAATAAGCCCAAAGGCCAACAGGCAAAAATGGCCTTTGTCACCTCTGTGGCTAAGCCACCTCGTGATGTCCGACGAAGGCAGGAGAAGTTTGGAACTGGAGGAGCAGCTGTCACTGAGAACATCAGGATTAAGCCAGCCCCATACACGACAGGAAGCAGCCATGCTcccaccagcagcagcaacagcttca GTAGCCCCGAGGAGCTGGCCTATGGTGGTCCCAGCACCAGCAGTGCCCACTTGGCACCAGTGGTCAGCAGCACTGTTTCCTATGACCCTAGGAAACCAGCTGTGAAGAAAAACGCCCCAATGATGGCCAAGACAATTAAAGCATTCAAGAACAGATTCTCCCGAAGATAA